One genomic region from Pyrobaculum islandicum DSM 4184 encodes:
- a CDS encoding cytochrome b/b6 domain-containing protein, with protein MDRVEVVSIGYRVAHQWNLLLFTVLAITGGALFAIEVLAPLVYAVGAPLAAAVGTDAVTAGVQLFRIAHRFLGHIWGALLLVYAVNLLLFKKVRIFDAFRKPLGQQIREAKALAGHYLFGKPLPEDVKASMERHNVFVAYMALVLIASVVLLSISGVALVYRDALGLSLAEARLMLLLHDVGFALGLLFVALHIFAVLHPTNRPLLNAMFSDGTIPLDWAKTHMPNYLRRRGIAV; from the coding sequence ATGGATAGAGTGGAGGTTGTAAGTATTGGGTATAGGGTTGCCCACCAGTGGAATTTGTTGTTGTTTACTGTGTTGGCGATTACTGGCGGCGCTCTATTTGCCATAGAGGTTTTGGCCCCCCTGGTGTACGCGGTGGGCGCCCCTCTGGCGGCGGCGGTGGGCACAGACGCCGTTACAGCCGGCGTGCAGTTGTTTAGAATTGCCCACAGATTTCTAGGGCATATATGGGGGGCGTTGCTCTTGGTGTACGCCGTCAATCTACTCCTCTTTAAGAAGGTGAGGATTTTTGACGCCTTCCGCAAGCCGCTTGGCCAACAGATTAGGGAAGCTAAGGCGTTGGCTGGGCACTACCTCTTCGGCAAGCCGCTTCCCGAGGACGTCAAGGCGTCTATGGAGAGACACAACGTGTTTGTTGCCTACATGGCGCTTGTGCTTATCGCGTCGGTAGTACTCCTCTCTATTAGCGGCGTGGCGCTTGTCTATAGAGACGCCCTAGGCCTATCTCTAGCGGAGGCGAGACTTATGCTGTTGCTACACGACGTCGGCTTCGCCCTAGGGCTACTCTTCGTAGCGCTTCACATATTCGCCGTACTACACCCCACAAACAGACCACTACTCAACGCCATGTTCAGCGACGGAACCATCCCACTAGACTGGGCAAAAACACACATGCCAAACTACTTAAGAAGACGTGGAATCGCTGTGTAA
- a CDS encoding 4Fe-4S dicluster domain-containing protein: protein MTRLVLLWDRSRCVACGACVAACNAANYNSSGEMNKVWGWLKSDIKMVEVKSGPKPTLYLVYCQHCDKPYCVATCPTNALYKDRDGLVKLRESSCIGCRYCLAACPYGAVWWDEKNNKPAKCMGSECLRRVSEGLRPVCVEVCPSGALVFGDIESPSSEVSQKFTKGEYIKPPEDEGTKAVIETRSTLKSLTTAGGAALAGVLAVLGFVAWRRARVEEKK, encoded by the coding sequence ATGACGCGGCTAGTCCTCCTCTGGGATCGCTCAAGATGTGTAGCTTGTGGCGCTTGTGTTGCAGCATGTAATGCAGCTAATTATAATAGTAGCGGCGAAATGAATAAAGTATGGGGGTGGCTTAAAAGCGATATTAAAATGGTCGAAGTTAAATCAGGGCCTAAACCAACGTTATATCTTGTCTATTGTCAACACTGCGATAAGCCGTATTGCGTTGCAACATGTCCTACAAATGCTCTGTATAAAGATAGAGATGGCTTAGTAAAACTACGGGAGAGCTCTTGTATAGGCTGTAGATACTGTTTAGCCGCTTGTCCATATGGAGCGGTGTGGTGGGATGAGAAAAATAACAAACCTGCGAAGTGTATGGGGTCTGAATGTTTAAGAAGAGTATCAGAGGGGTTAAGACCTGTATGTGTAGAGGTCTGTCCCTCCGGCGCGTTGGTATTTGGAGATATAGAGAGTCCCTCTAGTGAGGTATCACAGAAATTTACTAAGGGAGAATACATTAAGCCGCCAGAAGACGAGGGGACAAAAGCCGTTATAGAGACGAGAAGTACGTTAAAATCATTAACTACAGCAGGAGGCGCTGCGCTTGCTGGCGTTCTTGCTGTTTTGGGTTTTGTTGCTTGGCGTCGGGCGAGGGTAGAAGAGAAAAAATAA
- a CDS encoding molybdopterin-dependent oxidoreductase, translated as MSTNRRDFIKLSATTLITTSTLGVFTYGSIHETTSSLTFEKVVPVMCGACGAGCGLLYIERGGRRYLLPNSGHPSPGLCARAASALQMWNHPLRLKRPLKRVESGFVEVDWDTALNEIAAKLKDIVSKYGPESVVITRHDVHSWFLPLFAALIGTPNLIGHEGTCHSASTAARRAVLGASGPPTVDPDYGNVKYLVLLGRVLDAAMGHVRSLAKARERGAKIVVIDPRAPNIAFGAVEWVPIIPGTDAVFLASMAYVIISKKLYDVEFLKFYTNAPMLIKPDGKPLGGKEIGVEADYVVWDNATQALAPLGKAKDPALELTDEVRQRLGGAKTVFELFRERVSKYPPEKASEITGVSAEIITKIAEEFAKNKGVIEDGWYTSRNGNEFDTYRLVLILNALVGNIDKQGGLCFQESAKYPNVCDPVGPDIVTVTGMKIPRPTAKRIDTSKYPLAVSTFNAVYDAILAGENIKALFIVGTAPLQRDTNYQRAVEALKKLELVVAIDIFPHDHVDYAHYILPDLMFLEREEVAVVKWTLHAAIQMSHKALDPPPGVDARHAPWILMEIVRRAFPERAKLVGYDERYADPHAFEEWERQLVEAALKKVADAFKMPLDEIKRQLEEKGFVVLKRKEYGVRPYKTKLGTPTGLVEIYSLTALKYGLDPLPDYRPPLYTPPKAPNEFYLVNGKDQVVSAHFAFTPNARFLADRSVWMNPKDAERLGIRDGDVVELEGIDTGFKAVARVKVTNRVREGVLFTYSFIGGRRSGFINGDFAWLREGVNPQWFATGKIEPVVGSAPTNATVRVRRL; from the coding sequence ATGTCGACTAATAGGCGCGACTTTATAAAACTCTCTGCGACAACTTTAATTACAACTTCTACACTTGGCGTATTTACATATGGAAGTATACATGAGACAACTAGCTCGTTGACTTTTGAAAAAGTGGTTCCCGTTATGTGTGGGGCATGTGGCGCAGGTTGTGGTCTCTTATATATAGAGCGGGGGGGCCGCCGTTATTTATTACCCAACTCTGGACACCCATCGCCTGGCCTATGCGCAAGAGCGGCTTCGGCACTTCAGATGTGGAACCACCCCCTCCGTCTCAAGAGGCCTTTGAAACGTGTCGAGAGCGGCTTCGTGGAGGTCGACTGGGACACGGCCTTGAACGAAATCGCGGCGAAGCTTAAGGACATCGTTTCGAAGTACGGCCCCGAGAGCGTGGTCATCACGAGACACGACGTCCACTCCTGGTTCCTCCCACTCTTCGCCGCGTTGATCGGAACGCCGAATCTCATAGGCCACGAGGGGACGTGTCACTCCGCCTCGACGGCGGCGAGAAGGGCTGTGTTAGGTGCGAGCGGGCCTCCGACGGTAGATCCCGATTATGGAAATGTAAAATATCTAGTGTTGCTAGGCCGTGTTTTAGATGCAGCTATGGGACATGTGAGGAGTTTAGCCAAGGCTAGAGAGAGGGGGGCAAAGATCGTTGTTATAGATCCTAGAGCTCCTAACATTGCCTTTGGCGCTGTGGAATGGGTGCCGATTATTCCTGGGACCGATGCTGTTTTTCTAGCCTCTATGGCCTATGTGATAATTTCAAAGAAGTTGTATGATGTAGAATTTCTTAAGTTTTATACGAACGCGCCTATGTTAATAAAGCCAGATGGCAAACCTCTGGGAGGCAAGGAGATAGGTGTTGAGGCAGACTACGTCGTGTGGGATAACGCGACACAAGCACTGGCGCCGCTTGGAAAAGCAAAGGACCCCGCTCTTGAGCTTACAGACGAGGTAAGACAGAGGCTAGGCGGGGCTAAGACCGTCTTCGAGCTGTTTAGAGAACGTGTTTCTAAATACCCGCCCGAGAAGGCTTCTGAAATTACAGGAGTGTCGGCTGAGATAATTACTAAAATTGCAGAAGAGTTTGCAAAAAACAAGGGCGTTATTGAAGATGGATGGTATACCTCAAGAAATGGCAATGAATTTGATACATACCGCCTAGTCCTCATCTTAAACGCCTTAGTTGGCAACATAGATAAACAAGGCGGCCTTTGTTTCCAAGAGTCAGCTAAGTACCCAAATGTGTGTGACCCCGTGGGACCTGACATTGTGACAGTTACCGGCATGAAAATACCTAGGCCGACTGCCAAGAGAATAGATACATCAAAATACCCGCTAGCTGTTTCGACGTTTAACGCAGTGTATGACGCAATTTTAGCTGGAGAGAATATAAAGGCGCTGTTTATAGTTGGGACCGCCCCTCTACAGAGAGATACCAACTACCAGAGGGCGGTGGAGGCGTTAAAGAAATTGGAGCTGGTAGTTGCGATCGACATCTTTCCGCATGACCATGTGGACTACGCCCACTACATCCTCCCCGATCTTATGTTTCTAGAGAGGGAGGAGGTGGCGGTCGTTAAGTGGACTCTCCACGCTGCTATCCAGATGTCACATAAGGCTCTCGACCCGCCGCCGGGCGTAGACGCCAGACATGCTCCATGGATCTTGATGGAGATCGTGAGAAGGGCCTTCCCGGAGAGGGCTAAGCTTGTTGGCTACGACGAGAGATATGCCGACCCCCACGCCTTTGAGGAGTGGGAGAGACAGCTGGTGGAAGCCGCACTGAAGAAGGTGGCCGACGCGTTTAAGATGCCGCTGGACGAGATCAAGCGGCAACTAGAGGAGAAGGGGTTCGTGGTACTGAAGCGCAAGGAGTACGGCGTTAGGCCCTACAAGACGAAGCTCGGCACGCCCACTGGCTTGGTGGAGATATACTCTCTCACTGCGCTTAAATACGGCCTCGACCCGCTCCCCGACTATAGACCTCCGCTGTATACCCCGCCGAAAGCTCCCAACGAGTTCTACCTAGTCAACGGGAAGGACCAGGTGGTTTCTGCACACTTCGCCTTTACGCCAAACGCCAGGTTCCTCGCCGATAGATCTGTCTGGATGAATCCAAAAGATGCGGAACGTCTGGGTATAAGAGACGGCGATGTGGTAGAGCTCGAGGGTATCGACACAGGTTTTAAAGCTGTGGCTAGAGTCAAAGTGACAAATAGAGTTAGGGAGGGGGTTCTCTTCACGTATTCCTTCATAGGAGGCAGGAGATCTGGCTTTATTAACGGCGACTTCGCTTGGCTGAGGGAGGGCGTTAACCCGCAGTGGTTCGCCACTGGGAAGATAGAGCCGGTGGTTGGGTCCGCCCCCACCAACGCCACGGTTAGGGTGAGGAGGCTATGA
- a CDS encoding peroxiredoxin, translating to MPEVKGPYLGMKIPEDLCFDTDAGRRCFRDYKGRWLLLFSHPGDFRPVCTTEFIAFAKKYEEFKKRGVELLGLSVDTVYSHVEWKRQIKQLWGVEIPFPIISDVPDFQVANLFNSIPPGTTATVRMVALIDPELKLVWFALYPLAVGRGVDEILRVIDAIQFNYKHGYLAPVDWRPGDPVIVPPPQRYEGAEKRLKETGIECKTWWFCTKKYEEVVG from the coding sequence ATGCCAGAAGTAAAAGGCCCGTATCTGGGGATGAAAATTCCGGAGGATCTATGTTTCGATACAGACGCCGGGAGGAGGTGTTTCCGTGACTACAAGGGCAGGTGGCTGTTGTTGTTTAGCCACCCCGGCGACTTCAGACCGGTCTGTACGACAGAGTTTATTGCCTTTGCAAAGAAATATGAGGAGTTTAAGAAGAGGGGGGTCGAGCTACTTGGCCTTAGTGTAGACACCGTCTATAGCCATGTAGAGTGGAAGAGACAGATAAAACAGCTGTGGGGTGTCGAGATTCCATTTCCAATAATCTCCGACGTGCCAGATTTCCAAGTAGCAAATTTGTTTAACTCAATTCCACCAGGCACAACAGCCACCGTAAGAATGGTGGCGTTAATAGACCCAGAGCTAAAGCTAGTTTGGTTCGCCCTATATCCACTTGCAGTTGGTAGAGGCGTCGACGAAATATTACGTGTAATTGACGCAATACAATTTAACTATAAACATGGCTATCTGGCGCCTGTCGATTGGAGGCCAGGCGACCCAGTAATAGTCCCACCGCCTCAAAGATACGAGGGCGCTGAGAAGAGACTAAAGGAGACCGGAATTGAGTGCAAGACCTGGTGGTTCTGTACGAAGAAGTATGAAGAAGTAGTGGGATAG
- a CDS encoding putative sulfate exporter family transporter, which produces MSQPRKIDWSSLYKKEDWWALWLGLALFFYAFIGFYAYRDALGWVPMWKVWTDISSPVAVPNPKMVFGSPWVNLIVAWIVLMLLLMGPAKLIGIKPSDWVRGFTVIYWLWWICAIITGYKPIASVVTTEFAFTLALFIGILIGNLPKLPQWLLGSARGEWFIKTAIVLLGAKILFTDWIRYGGSVLTMVLIGFPLFMLLAFPIFRLFTKNTDLSVVSAVGVGVCGVSASIAAAGAIGAPAIYPTMVSAAILIYAAVELIILPWVAISLVKSGVISEAAAGAWMGLSVKTDGAAAASAEIIARGIGSDTPLKIGVMSKVLIDIWIGVIAFVLALIWVFLVEPRRAAAATQRKPSPLELWFRFPKFVLGYFFTSLVASALILSLAGSVYAKAANPVDEATKAVVPILVGGGTDPFRVLLFGLTFVAIGINTRFSLMKQYKVWNLFIAYGIALLVIIGVAYLLATAFFPK; this is translated from the coding sequence ATGTCGCAACCAAGAAAGATAGACTGGTCCTCTCTATATAAGAAGGAGGATTGGTGGGCGTTGTGGCTAGGGCTGGCGCTCTTTTTCTATGCGTTTATAGGTTTCTACGCGTATAGAGACGCCCTGGGTTGGGTGCCGATGTGGAAAGTCTGGACAGATATCTCGTCGCCTGTGGCTGTGCCTAACCCCAAGATGGTGTTTGGCTCGCCGTGGGTAAACCTCATAGTGGCTTGGATAGTGTTGATGTTGTTATTAATGGGCCCTGCCAAGCTAATTGGCATAAAGCCCTCGGACTGGGTAAGGGGCTTCACTGTGATTTACTGGCTGTGGTGGATATGTGCAATAATTACAGGTTACAAACCTATCGCCAGCGTAGTGACTACTGAATTCGCTTTTACACTGGCGTTGTTTATAGGCATCTTAATTGGCAACTTGCCCAAGTTACCACAGTGGCTGTTAGGGTCGGCGAGGGGCGAGTGGTTTATAAAAACTGCAATTGTCCTCCTGGGTGCTAAGATCCTTTTCACAGACTGGATTAGATACGGCGGCTCAGTTCTTACAATGGTCCTAATAGGGTTCCCCCTGTTTATGTTATTGGCCTTCCCCATATTTAGACTCTTCACAAAGAACACAGACTTAAGCGTTGTTTCAGCTGTCGGCGTTGGCGTCTGTGGAGTCTCTGCCTCAATAGCAGCGGCGGGCGCCATAGGGGCGCCTGCCATATACCCCACGATGGTCTCCGCTGCCATACTTATCTACGCTGCCGTCGAGTTGATAATACTGCCCTGGGTTGCGATAAGTCTTGTTAAATCTGGTGTAATATCGGAAGCTGCCGCAGGCGCTTGGATGGGCCTATCTGTGAAGACTGACGGTGCGGCGGCCGCTTCGGCAGAAATTATCGCAAGAGGTATAGGCTCAGACACGCCGCTTAAAATAGGCGTAATGAGCAAAGTGCTTATCGACATCTGGATCGGCGTGATAGCCTTTGTGCTTGCGCTAATTTGGGTATTCCTAGTCGAGCCTAGACGCGCCGCAGCGGCAACACAGAGGAAGCCGTCGCCGCTGGAGCTGTGGTTTAGATTCCCCAAGTTCGTCCTGGGGTACTTCTTCACTAGCCTCGTGGCCTCAGCGCTTATCTTAAGCCTTGCGGGCTCTGTATATGCAAAAGCGGCGAATCCCGTCGATGAGGCCACAAAAGCTGTTGTCCCCATATTGGTAGGCGGCGGCACCGACCCGTTTAGAGTTCTGCTCTTCGGCCTCACATTTGTAGCTATTGGAATAAACACACGCTTCTCGCTGATGAAGCAGTATAAGGTGTGGAACCTCTTCATAGCCTACGGCATAGCGTTACTTGTAATAATAGGCGTTGCCTACCTCCTAGCCACCGCCTTCTTCCCCAAATAA
- a CDS encoding TusE/DsrC/DsvC family sulfur relay protein has product MPVKCPGEYKVDDVTIILDEECFLSNPEVWNEKVAEWMARELEGIQKMTEDHWKVVKYLREYWETYGVCPPIKMLLKETGFTLEQIYQLFPSGPANGACKVAGAPKPTGCV; this is encoded by the coding sequence ATGCCAGTAAAATGTCCAGGGGAGTATAAAGTAGACGACGTAACAATAATATTAGACGAAGAATGTTTCCTATCAAATCCCGAGGTGTGGAATGAAAAAGTTGCCGAGTGGATGGCGCGGGAGCTTGAGGGCATACAGAAGATGACCGAGGACCACTGGAAGGTAGTTAAGTACCTTAGAGAGTATTGGGAGACCTACGGCGTGTGTCCACCTATAAAGATGTTGCTAAAAGAGACGGGATTTACCCTTGAGCAGATCTACCAGCTATTTCCCTCGGGGCCTGCCAACGGCGCTTGTAAAGTAGCAGGAGCGCCAAAGCCAACAGGCTGCGTCTAA
- a CDS encoding glutathione S-transferase, with protein sequence MRHREIPPGTLPFFLAYQTENREFFHIPQFKMYIISDLSPSSYTLSFIWYGVKIQGEKETAIEFTVDNIPWVGRKTKFVLVLFPTEGGYLPLLRVEIPPGDAMFHWDRIAYAILQERLHDLLGDGYIVSQI encoded by the coding sequence ATGCGCCATAGGGAGATACCACCTGGAACACTACCCTTTTTCCTTGCCTACCAGACAGAAAATAGAGAGTTTTTTCACATTCCCCAATTCAAGATGTATATAATTTCAGACCTTTCCCCCTCCTCGTACACGCTCAGTTTTATATGGTACGGAGTGAAGATACAGGGAGAGAAAGAGACCGCTATAGAGTTTACTGTAGATAATATACCGTGGGTTGGTAGAAAGACTAAGTTTGTACTTGTGCTCTTCCCCACAGAGGGGGGTTACCTACCGCTTCTCCGTGTTGAAATACCACCGGGAGATGCCATGTTTCACTGGGACCGCATAGCTTATGCAATACTACAGGAGAGACTACACGATCTCTTAGGCGACGGCTATATAGTTTCTCAGATTTAA
- the dsrB gene encoding dissimilatory-type sulfite reductase subunit beta, with protein sequence MSAIQLNIPNELDKFLPDIVKRNYGKWKERKFHGPGIIEHISETGERVFTVKAALPPNARVSVDTLEKFADIADKLGVGALRITIAGNVEFITDSLDKALKIKEELEKLGFPVGGWGGALWGINTCTAFLTCQIAVIDAPSIGKALGDALKPYFTGEEKLPAKLRVFISGCPSGCAGGTAIDIAIVGMWGAPPKIREEVLPLCMPPPKALAKIPESQVFLVQVCPTGALTLRREGEKIKLVLVGEKCINCGRCKDNCDAFDYDPKDVGAAILIGGKMANTGVGPRLARVLIPWIPANPPRYEEIVAVVKKVIDVWKTHGKPGERLADFVERIGWAKFVELVGAPKMAAQYLWWPDAARTYLTYRARGEVIFKGFRDAP encoded by the coding sequence ATGAGCGCGATACAGTTAAACATACCCAACGAGCTTGACAAGTTCTTGCCAGATATAGTCAAGCGGAACTACGGCAAGTGGAAAGAGAGGAAGTTCCACGGCCCCGGCATTATAGAGCACATCTCCGAGACAGGCGAGAGAGTATTCACTGTGAAAGCGGCTCTGCCGCCTAACGCCAGAGTTAGCGTGGATACGTTGGAGAAGTTTGCTGATATCGCCGACAAACTGGGCGTGGGCGCCCTGCGTATAACTATTGCGGGTAACGTCGAGTTTATCACAGACTCGCTTGATAAAGCGCTGAAGATTAAGGAAGAGCTGGAGAAGTTGGGCTTCCCAGTGGGAGGCTGGGGAGGGGCGCTGTGGGGCATCAATACATGTACTGCGTTTCTCACATGTCAAATTGCGGTGATAGATGCGCCGAGTATTGGCAAGGCGCTTGGAGACGCCCTCAAGCCCTACTTCACGGGCGAGGAGAAGCTTCCCGCAAAGCTGAGGGTCTTCATATCTGGCTGTCCTTCGGGTTGTGCAGGAGGCACCGCTATTGACATAGCAATTGTCGGCATGTGGGGCGCCCCGCCCAAGATAAGAGAGGAGGTACTACCGCTGTGTATGCCGCCTCCCAAAGCCCTTGCTAAAATACCAGAGAGCCAAGTCTTCCTAGTGCAAGTATGTCCAACCGGCGCGTTAACGCTAAGGAGAGAGGGGGAAAAGATAAAGCTTGTATTAGTGGGCGAGAAGTGTATCAACTGCGGCCGTTGTAAGGACAACTGCGACGCGTTTGACTACGACCCGAAGGACGTAGGCGCGGCCATATTGATAGGCGGCAAGATGGCGAACACAGGCGTCGGGCCTAGACTCGCTAGAGTACTTATACCGTGGATTCCTGCAAATCCGCCGAGATATGAGGAAATAGTCGCAGTGGTGAAAAAGGTTATCGATGTGTGGAAGACGCATGGCAAACCTGGAGAGAGACTTGCAGACTTTGTCGAGAGAATAGGCTGGGCAAAGTTCGTCGAGTTAGTGGGTGCGCCGAAAATGGCGGCGCAGTATCTATGGTGGCCAGACGCCGCAAGAACCTATTTGACATACAGGGCCAGGGGCGAGGTTATATTCAAAGGATTCAGAGATGCGCCATAG
- the dsrA gene encoding dissimilatory-type sulfite reductase subunit alpha translates to MAAPPNLPPPDKLLEMAEQYLKELEKGPWPSHVAEMRKTGYPLHVYGVGLVARKSPWGPSAVKAKRLTGVLARIARDWVPKGGEEVHFRVFHTPGRFLPTSYLRGIIKVAREYGIGLVEVVGQTGAMVINVKSKEVGDAMIEALRQVGTDVGGSGDAIRELNTCVGPALCEFALYDTLKWFTEFRKDKKIHDAIAVPGFPYKFKIKFSGCPMDCGRANRADLGFIGTWKGAPEVDQELLRKKIEAGEADPNDLVSKCAGGAISWDAEKKELKIDGSRCKKCMYCIRKAYPAIKPGKERRVAVLVGGGSKGRYGPKLGWFVGYLKPDEVQKGIELVFKVIEPWDKEAQAKVRIGDYILMTGLYQFIEKAGIQLEDTPKLVEKLPDNVPYRVLPEEERKKYAQFAEELRRAVGI, encoded by the coding sequence ATGGCCGCACCCCCAAATCTACCGCCGCCAGACAAATTGCTCGAGATGGCTGAGCAATACCTCAAAGAGCTAGAGAAGGGGCCGTGGCCAAGCCACGTGGCGGAGATGAGGAAAACAGGCTACCCACTCCACGTATATGGCGTTGGTCTAGTCGCTAGAAAAAGCCCGTGGGGGCCTAGCGCGGTAAAGGCAAAGCGTCTAACGGGAGTATTGGCGAGAATTGCTAGAGATTGGGTGCCGAAGGGCGGAGAGGAGGTACACTTCAGAGTCTTCCACACACCGGGGAGGTTTCTACCAACGAGCTACCTAAGGGGAATTATAAAAGTGGCCAGGGAGTATGGAATCGGCCTTGTGGAGGTGGTAGGTCAGACGGGCGCCATGGTGATTAATGTGAAGAGCAAAGAGGTGGGAGACGCCATGATTGAGGCGTTGAGGCAGGTTGGTACAGACGTAGGCGGTAGCGGCGACGCCATTAGAGAGCTGAATACATGCGTAGGCCCCGCCCTCTGTGAGTTTGCGCTCTACGACACTCTGAAGTGGTTTACAGAGTTTAGAAAAGACAAGAAGATCCACGACGCAATTGCAGTGCCGGGGTTCCCCTACAAGTTCAAGATTAAATTCTCGGGGTGCCCCATGGACTGCGGTAGAGCAAACAGAGCAGACCTCGGCTTCATTGGGACTTGGAAGGGCGCCCCCGAGGTAGACCAAGAGCTTCTAAGGAAGAAGATAGAGGCGGGCGAGGCGGACCCCAACGACCTCGTCTCTAAATGCGCCGGCGGGGCGATAAGTTGGGATGCCGAAAAGAAAGAGCTTAAGATAGACGGCTCTAGGTGTAAGAAGTGTATGTACTGTATTAGGAAGGCATATCCAGCCATCAAGCCCGGAAAAGAGAGACGGGTGGCTGTGTTAGTCGGCGGAGGTTCAAAGGGGAGGTATGGTCCTAAGCTCGGCTGGTTTGTGGGGTACTTGAAGCCAGACGAGGTGCAGAAAGGCATCGAGTTGGTGTTTAAAGTTATTGAGCCGTGGGATAAGGAGGCGCAGGCCAAGGTACGTATAGGCGACTACATCCTCATGACGGGGCTCTACCAATTCATAGAGAAGGCAGGTATACAGCTAGAGGACACTCCGAAGCTTGTCGAAAAGTTGCCAGACAATGTGCCGTACCGCGTCTTGCCGGAGGAGGAGCGTAAGAAATATGCCCAGTTTGCAGAAGAACTAAGACGGGCGGTGGGGATATGA
- a CDS encoding respiratory nitrate reductase subunit gamma, which yields MLDAVLFIGVPYLALVILIVGVLAKIGAWISPRGLTSLASVAVVSYNWSAGARAGEVLKRILTFYTLKYTNDKLLYWGALLFHWGIFLTLFLGHTALFFSPEQLAAMGIDPATRKIIAIGLGTLFGIVVIIGLILLWARRLTKPEVKSFTFADDWFALVLITAIVLVGLVNTAVIHPHYDKTVTPWLQNLLTGNVAAALEAITKAEPLVKLHIFLAEVLMIYVPFGKMIHPFTIFFEPTITSPPYKVSGSEVILK from the coding sequence ATGCTAGACGCCGTGTTGTTCATAGGCGTCCCATATCTCGCCCTAGTAATACTTATTGTAGGAGTTCTAGCCAAGATAGGCGCCTGGATTTCGCCACGTGGACTAACCTCTCTAGCCTCCGTAGCTGTAGTTTCCTACAACTGGAGCGCAGGAGCTAGAGCTGGAGAGGTGTTAAAACGGATATTGACATTCTACACGCTGAAATACACCAACGACAAGTTGCTCTACTGGGGTGCGCTCCTCTTCCACTGGGGTATATTTCTAACTCTCTTCCTAGGCCACACAGCTCTCTTCTTCTCCCCTGAGCAACTTGCGGCAATGGGCATAGACCCAGCCACTAGAAAAATAATAGCTATAGGCCTAGGGACGCTATTCGGCATTGTGGTAATTATAGGATTAATCTTGCTCTGGGCTAGGCGGCTGACAAAGCCTGAGGTAAAAAGCTTTACCTTCGCCGACGATTGGTTTGCACTAGTCTTAATAACGGCGATAGTACTCGTAGGCCTAGTCAACACCGCCGTCATACATCCACATTATGACAAAACAGTTACGCCGTGGCTACAAAATCTACTGACAGGCAATGTAGCCGCGGCGTTAGAGGCCATAACTAAGGCGGAGCCGCTGGTTAAATTACACATATTCCTCGCAGAAGTGTTAATGATATACGTCCCATTTGGAAAAATGATACACCCATTTACAATATTCTTTGAACCTACAATTACATCCCCACCATATAAAGTATCTGGAAGCGAAGTTATTTTAAAGTAA